The proteins below come from a single Gimesia alba genomic window:
- a CDS encoding metallophosphoesterase family protein, which produces MPVHLPAQNRRQFLFTLGAGFITYSTGAFASENQSEDLVYLLNDTHIGEKHPTNSPVPSHLRQAVSELVNLEQKPACVLINGDLALKDGQPGDYRHFAKLIRPLREAKIDTHLTLGNHDERDVFYGVMEEEKPATPPVKSKHISVVQTKHANFFLLDSLHKTMVTQGTLGEEQRTWLTNALDAHADKPAIIVTHHNPRLGGDPNHFPGGLTDSVELWEILAPRKQVKAYIHGHIHDRGNAEHKGIHILNTPATSYVANPKLSTTGWTVAKLSPNGVTLTTRTTDPKHSWNQQTKTLTWR; this is translated from the coding sequence ATGCCCGTACATCTGCCCGCCCAGAACCGTCGTCAATTCCTGTTCACATTAGGAGCAGGATTCATCACTTATAGCACCGGCGCCTTTGCCAGTGAAAACCAGTCGGAAGATCTGGTCTATCTGTTGAACGACACGCACATTGGTGAAAAGCATCCGACGAACTCTCCGGTCCCCAGTCATTTGCGACAGGCAGTCAGCGAACTGGTGAACCTCGAACAGAAACCGGCCTGCGTATTGATTAACGGCGACTTGGCATTAAAAGACGGTCAGCCCGGCGACTATCGTCACTTCGCCAAACTAATCCGCCCATTACGTGAAGCGAAAATCGACACGCATCTGACGCTGGGGAATCATGACGAACGCGACGTCTTTTACGGTGTGATGGAGGAAGAAAAACCAGCCACGCCGCCAGTCAAATCGAAACACATTTCCGTCGTCCAGACAAAACATGCAAACTTCTTCCTGCTCGATTCGCTGCACAAAACGATGGTCACACAGGGAACGCTGGGCGAGGAACAGCGCACCTGGCTGACCAATGCGCTCGACGCACACGCAGATAAGCCCGCGATCATCGTTACACATCACAATCCACGACTCGGCGGCGATCCGAATCATTTTCCGGGTGGCTTAACCGACTCGGTCGAACTGTGGGAGATCCTGGCACCGCGCAAGCAGGTCAAAGCCTACATTCACGGGCACATCCACGATCGCGGCAACGCCGAACACAAAGGCATTCATATTCTTAACACGCCGGCCACGTCTTACGTCGCAAACCCCAAACTCTCCACGACCGGCTGGACCGTTGCGAAACTGAGCCCGAACGGCGTCACACTCACCACGCGCACCACCGATCCCAAACATAGCTGGAACCAGCAAACGAAAACGCTCACCTGGCGTTAA
- a CDS encoding Trx7/PDZ domain-containing (seleno)protein, translated as MLKNICVCVIVFLTTTSISLAQTREEKVRQDREKVEAGGYWIYNDLQQGFAQAEKTKQPMLVVLRCIPCEECVKLDEELMEKDPQLKPLMDQFVRVRLISTNGLDLSLFQYDYDQSFAVFLLNADRTIYGRFGTRSHHTLWSEDVSIEGLAQAMQGALKLHANYDTVKASLKDKQGKQPEVSSPEKFPLLAGKYRSRINEKTDIVKSCIHCHQVGDAQRDFYLRQQKPLPERILFQYPHPKILGLILDPTQKATVKEVEENSIASKSGFQPGDEILTLSGQPLLSIADVQWVLHHAGEQDKLKADVKRNGKPLKLTIALPKGWKRSDDLSWRVSSWPLRRMVLGGAVLEPTTAEQRKQAGLTEDAPMALHIRGLGKYGLHATARRSGFKVGDIIIGFNGKTDLARETDLLAYGVNALQPGQTAEVTVVRGKKQVQLKLPRQK; from the coding sequence ATGCTGAAGAACATTTGTGTCTGTGTTATAGTTTTTTTGACGACGACTTCAATTTCCTTAGCACAAACGCGTGAAGAAAAAGTTCGTCAGGATCGTGAGAAAGTCGAAGCGGGCGGTTATTGGATCTACAACGATCTGCAGCAGGGCTTCGCACAGGCAGAGAAAACAAAACAGCCTATGCTGGTTGTGCTGCGCTGCATCCCCTGCGAAGAGTGCGTGAAGCTGGACGAAGAACTGATGGAGAAAGATCCTCAGTTGAAGCCACTGATGGACCAGTTTGTGCGTGTGCGGCTGATCTCGACTAACGGTCTGGATCTGTCGCTGTTTCAGTATGACTACGATCAATCGTTCGCAGTGTTCCTGCTGAATGCAGACCGCACGATTTACGGCCGGTTTGGCACACGCTCGCATCATACACTCTGGTCGGAAGATGTTTCGATCGAAGGGCTGGCACAGGCGATGCAGGGGGCTTTGAAACTGCACGCGAACTATGACACCGTCAAAGCATCACTGAAAGACAAACAGGGTAAGCAGCCCGAGGTATCCTCTCCAGAGAAATTTCCTCTGTTGGCAGGGAAGTATCGTTCACGAATCAATGAGAAAACAGACATCGTCAAAAGTTGTATTCACTGTCATCAGGTGGGCGACGCACAGCGGGACTTTTATTTACGTCAACAAAAGCCGCTGCCGGAACGGATTCTGTTTCAGTATCCACATCCCAAAATTCTGGGGCTGATTCTGGACCCCACGCAGAAAGCGACCGTGAAAGAAGTAGAGGAAAACTCGATCGCTTCGAAATCCGGTTTTCAACCCGGCGATGAAATCCTGACTTTGTCGGGACAGCCTCTGCTCTCGATTGCCGATGTGCAGTGGGTGCTGCATCACGCAGGGGAGCAGGACAAACTGAAAGCAGACGTAAAGCGGAATGGGAAACCGCTGAAGCTGACCATCGCGCTGCCAAAAGGTTGGAAGCGAAGCGATGATTTGTCCTGGCGGGTGAGTAGCTGGCCGCTCCGGCGGATGGTGCTGGGGGGAGCCGTTCTGGAACCGACGACCGCCGAACAACGCAAGCAGGCAGGTTTAACCGAAGACGCCCCGATGGCGCTGCATATTCGTGGTCTGGGGAAATATGGTTTGCATGCGACCGCCCGACGTTCCGGATTCAAAGTCGGCGATATTATTATCGGGTTCAATGGGAAAACAGATCTGGCTCGCGAGACGGATTTACTGGCTTACGGGGTGAATGCACTGCAGCCTGGACAAACCGCCGAGGTGACGGTGGTCCGAGGCAAGAAGCAAGTGCAGTTAAAACTTCCGCGGCAGAAATAG
- a CDS encoding alkaline phosphatase D family protein, which translates to MQSLTRRMALKLFALGTTFFGLKKSHTLEAAEQKSDSSVMGRWNKTNDRVWLGEEFWANPMEDWRIVDGAAECQTTAGSRNIQLLTHQLTNVRAPFTMSVHVKQVEVKQQDGGVGFRVGVKSDLNEYRSNCFAKSGIKAGVVNGKLVLGNKEQKLKQPVDMKDCVLTLTGKPDGDKYSLTLLVTQSESDKPLGTLSQTFPPQAVLGNVALVSNFDARFKRQIGARYRFSDWSVDGKAFTVSPEHKFGPILWSQYTLSDSRSDDGFVMKISALTGPLGEKDNKDVELLIKQGDAWKSLGTATLDTDAWTATFRIPNWNEKEATPFKLVYKENHTDGTETTNERTGIIRANPSGRPLKLGALTCQKDYGFPYEPVANNLLKVDPDLLYFSGDQLYEDHGGFGLIRDPAVPAILNYLRKFYMHGWAFGEAMRDRPTVCIPDDHDVFQGNIWGEGGMKMKEGTTSSNGGYREPARMVNVVHKTCAGHHPDYYDPTPCKQGISVYYGDMVYGDVSFAILGDRQFKSGPEHVDTGSGRADHVTDPNFDTSKLDKPGLELLGERQEKFLEHWCDDWRGHALKVLFSQTVFSGVATHHGGYNGYLKADLDSGGWPQTARNRTVRILRKGMPLHVNGDQHLTSLSQYGADAQRDGSWSFCTPAISAGYPRWWRPDEVGMPHKNRPQHGLPNTGEYLDGLGNKVYVYAIGNPEPGTEKNRYDLAHQKGSGFGLVLIDPEQKTYTIHSYRFLIDATDGKPGNEFPGWPVTLHQKENGGANQLQ; encoded by the coding sequence ATGCAATCATTGACCCGCCGAATGGCTCTCAAACTGTTTGCCTTGGGTACGACATTCTTCGGTTTGAAAAAATCGCACACTTTGGAAGCCGCAGAACAGAAGAGTGACTCTTCTGTCATGGGACGTTGGAATAAGACGAACGACCGAGTCTGGCTGGGTGAAGAATTTTGGGCTAATCCGATGGAAGACTGGCGGATTGTCGATGGTGCCGCCGAGTGCCAGACGACTGCAGGCAGCCGCAATATTCAACTGTTGACACATCAACTCACCAATGTGCGTGCTCCCTTTACGATGTCGGTGCATGTCAAACAGGTCGAAGTCAAACAACAGGATGGCGGCGTTGGTTTTCGTGTGGGAGTCAAAAGTGATCTCAACGAATACCGCAGCAATTGTTTTGCGAAAAGCGGTATCAAGGCCGGCGTGGTGAACGGAAAACTGGTGCTGGGAAATAAAGAACAGAAGCTCAAACAGCCAGTGGATATGAAGGATTGTGTGTTGACACTCACCGGAAAACCGGATGGCGATAAATATTCGCTGACGCTGCTGGTGACTCAATCAGAGTCCGATAAACCGCTGGGAACATTGTCACAGACATTTCCTCCGCAGGCAGTGCTCGGAAATGTGGCGCTGGTCAGTAACTTTGATGCACGATTCAAACGTCAGATCGGCGCCCGGTATCGCTTCAGCGACTGGTCTGTTGATGGTAAAGCATTCACAGTCTCACCCGAACATAAGTTTGGACCGATTTTATGGTCGCAGTATACCCTCAGCGATTCCCGCAGCGATGATGGTTTCGTGATGAAAATCAGCGCGCTGACCGGGCCATTGGGCGAGAAGGATAATAAAGACGTTGAACTGCTGATCAAGCAGGGAGACGCCTGGAAATCACTGGGCACCGCGACACTCGACACCGATGCCTGGACGGCGACGTTCCGGATTCCGAATTGGAACGAAAAGGAAGCCACTCCCTTCAAGCTGGTCTATAAAGAGAACCATACTGACGGAACCGAAACGACGAATGAGCGAACAGGCATCATTCGTGCCAATCCCTCAGGGCGTCCGCTGAAGTTGGGCGCGTTGACCTGCCAGAAAGATTATGGGTTCCCCTACGAACCGGTGGCGAATAACCTGCTCAAAGTCGATCCCGATCTGCTGTACTTCTCGGGTGATCAGTTATACGAAGATCATGGCGGCTTCGGTTTGATTCGTGATCCCGCTGTACCTGCGATATTGAACTACCTCCGTAAATTCTACATGCACGGCTGGGCGTTCGGTGAAGCGATGCGAGATCGTCCCACGGTTTGCATTCCCGATGACCACGATGTGTTCCAAGGGAATATCTGGGGAGAAGGTGGCATGAAGATGAAAGAAGGGACCACCTCTTCAAACGGCGGATACCGGGAGCCGGCGCGGATGGTGAATGTCGTGCACAAAACCTGTGCCGGCCATCATCCCGATTATTATGATCCGACCCCCTGCAAACAGGGGATCAGCGTCTATTACGGCGATATGGTGTATGGCGACGTCAGCTTTGCCATTCTGGGAGATCGGCAATTCAAAAGCGGTCCCGAACACGTTGATACCGGCAGCGGCCGCGCCGACCATGTGACGGATCCCAATTTCGATACCTCCAAACTGGATAAGCCGGGACTGGAATTACTGGGCGAGCGACAGGAAAAATTCCTGGAACACTGGTGTGATGACTGGCGGGGACACGCGCTCAAGGTCTTATTTAGCCAGACCGTCTTTTCCGGCGTCGCCACGCATCATGGTGGTTATAATGGATATCTCAAGGCGGATCTCGATTCCGGCGGCTGGCCGCAGACGGCCCGCAATCGGACGGTGCGCATTCTACGAAAAGGGATGCCTCTGCATGTGAACGGGGATCAGCATCTGACCTCACTTTCACAATATGGAGCCGACGCACAGCGCGACGGCAGCTGGTCTTTCTGCACACCCGCGATTTCCGCCGGTTATCCCCGCTGGTGGCGGCCCGATGAAGTGGGCATGCCGCACAAGAATCGGCCACAGCACGGCTTGCCGAACACGGGAGAATATCTGGATGGCCTGGGCAACAAGGTCTACGTCTATGCAATCGGAAATCCGGAACCGGGTACCGAAAAGAACCGCTATGATCTGGCCCATCAGAAAGGGAGTGGTTTCGGTCTGGTATTGATTGACCCGGAACAGAAAACCTATACGATTCACTCTTATCGTTTTCTGATTGATGCCACCGATGGAAAACCGGGTAACGAGTTTCCGGGTTGGCCGGTGACGTTGCATCAGAAAGAAAATGGTGGTGCAAACCAGCTGCAGTAA